The Cyprinus carpio isolate SPL01 chromosome A19, ASM1834038v1, whole genome shotgun sequence genome has a segment encoding these proteins:
- the LOC109093431 gene encoding syntaxin-12-like, translated as MSYGRTEQRAAPKDFSGLIQTCSSNIQKITQNTAQIKSMVNQLGTKQDTSDLRERLQQVQHYTNQLAKETNKHLKDLGSLSLPVSLSEQRQQKIQKDRLMNDFSAALNNFQAVQRRAAEKEKESVARARAGSRLSAEDGGHEDQLVSFENNEDWGKTTTQTEEVAITEEDLELIKERETAIQQLESDILDVNQIFKDLAVMIHDQGDMIDSIEANVESAEVHVERGAEQLQRAAQYQQKSRKKMCILAVVLALVVGIIAIIIWASTK; from the exons ATGTCGTACGGAAGGACAGAGCAGCGCGCCGCGCCGAAGGACTTCAGCGGCCTCATCCAGACATGCAGCTCCAACATCCAGAAGATCACACAGAACA CGGCACAGATCAAGAGCATGGTAAACCAACTGGGAACAAAACAAGACACCAGTGACCTGCGGGAGAGACT tcagCAGGTGCAGCACTACACAAACCAGCTGGCCAAGGAGACCAACAAGCACCTGAAAGACCTCGGCTCGCTCTCTCTACCCGTGTCCCTGTCCGAACAG AGACAGCAGAAAATCCAGAAGGACCGGCTGATGAATGATTTCTCCGCAGCTCTCAACAACTTCCAGGCGGTGCAGCGTCGAGCCGCGGAGAAGGAGAAGGAGTCCGTGGCCAGAGCCCGAGCAGGGTCTCGACTCTCA GCTGAAGACGGAGGTCATGAAGATCAGCTGGTCTCCTTTGAAAA taatgAAGATTGGGGTAAGACCACCACTCAGACAGAAGAGGTGGCCATAACAGAGGAGGACCTGGAGCTCATCAAAGAAAGAGAAACTGCCATTCAACAGCTTGAG TCGGACATTTTGGATGTGAATCAGATTTTCAAGGATCTTGCAGTGATGATCCATGATCAGGGTGATATGATAG ATAGCATAGAGGCTAATGTGGAGAGTGCCGAAGTGCATGTGGAGAGAGGAGCTGAGCAACTCCAGAGAGCCGCTCAGTATCAG CAAAAGTCTCGTAAGAAGATGTGCATCCTGGCAGTGGTCCTTGCCTTAGTGGTCGGCATTATTGCTATTATCATCTGGGCATCGACAAAGTGA